From the genome of Anaerobacillus sp. CMMVII:
GAAGAACGATTCCACGAAACGTTAAATGAAGGATTAACAATTCTAGCAAAGGTAATTGAACAAGCCAAAAGTGCAAATGAACAAGTGATTTCTGGTGAGAATGTCTTTAGATTATATGACACTTACGGTTTCCCAGTAGATTTAACTGAAGAATATGTAGAGGAAGCTGGACTTACAATCGATCGAACAGGCTTTGAGGTAGAGATGGGGAAGCAAAGAGAAAGAGCTCGTGCAGCTCGTCAAACGGATAACTCAATGCAAACTCAAGACAGTGTTTTAGGAGAACTTAAGGTTGAAAGTGAGTTTGTCGGTTATGAAAATCTTTCCGCAGATTCAGTAATTGAAGTAATCATTAGAGATAAAGAGCTTGTGAAAGAAGCTAGCGCTGGTGATGTAATTAAAGTGATTGTTGATAAAACACCATTTTATGCTGAAAGTGGTGGGCAGGTTGCTGATAAAGGGTCTATGAGAGCAAGTGGAGTTTACCTTAAGGTAGAGGACGTTCAAAAAGCTCCGAATGGGCAAAATTTGCACTCTGTTCGTGTAATTGAGGGGTCAATCTCAGTTGGAACGAAGGTAATTTCAGTCGTGGAAGAAACTGAACGTATTGGTACTGTCAAAAACCATACAGCTACACATATTTTGCATAGGGCCTTAAAAGATACTCTTGGTGAACACGTAAATCAGGCAGGTTCTTTAGTTTCAGAGAATAGACTTCGTTTTGATTTTTCTCATTTTGGACAGGTAACTCCTGAAGAATTAGCAAAAGTTGAGTCGATCGTTAATCAAAAAATTTGGGATGCTATTACAGTTGAAATCTCTAACAAAAATATCGAAGAAGCTAAAGCTATGGGTGCTATGGCTTTATTCGGTGAAAAATACGGTGAAGTTGTTCGTGTAGTTCAAGTTGGAGAGTATAGTTTAGAGCTTTGTGGTGGCTGTCACGTGAAGAATACAGCAGAAATTGGTCTATTTAAAATTGTTTCTGAATCAGGAATTGGTGCTGGGATCCGCCGTATCGAAGCTGTGACAGGAAAAGGTGCATATGAGCACATGAATTCGCAAGTCGATCTACTAAAAGAGGCAGCGACTTTAGTAAAAGCTAACTTAAAAGACGTACCAGATAAAGTAGAACAGCTTCAACTACAACTTCGTAAGTTACAACGAGAAAATGAATCATTAGCTGCAAAGCTAGGAAATATGGAAGCAGGAGGGTTGATCGAAAACGTTAATAAAATAAATGACGTATCGGTTATTGCTCAAAAGGTAAATGTAGCTGACATGGATAGCATTCGCAGTTTAGTCGATACATTAAAAAATAAATTAGGTTCAGGTATTGTTGTATTAGGTGCTGTCAATAATGGGAAGGTAAATATCGTTGCAGGTGTAACGAATGATTTAATCAAAAAAGGGTATCATGCTGGAAATATTGTTAAAGAAGTTGCCACACGTTGCGGCGGCGGCGGTGGCGGTCGACCTGATATGGCCCAAGCAGGTGGGAAAAATCCAGATCAGCTTCAAGAAGCTCTAGATTTTGTTCCAGAATTTCTGAAAACAATTTCCTAAATAATTCATGTTAGTGTACAATATGGATAACAGGTTACATGTCCATTCATTTAGTGGAATGTAAATCAATTGTGCATTGTAGGAAAAGAGGTGTTTGTGATGAGTTCAATGGATAACACAATGAAATTTAATTTCCAAGATGACTCAGAAGATACGAATGTTCAAGAAGTACTTCTAACTGTATACGAGGCATTGGAAGAAAAGGGCTACAATCCAATTAACCAAATTGTAGGTTATTTATTGTCAGGAGACCCTGCGTACATTCCTAGACACAAAGATGCAAGATCATTAATTCGTAAGCTTGAGAGAGATGAATTAATCGAAGAATTAGTGAAATCGTATTTATCACAGCACCAAGAGGAGTAATATGAGAACATTAGGATTAGATGTAGGTACGAAAACGATTGGTGTAGCAGCTAGTGATGAATTAGGTTGGACAGCTCAAGGTGTTGAAACAATTAGGCGCGATAGTGAAAATCCAGATAATGATTGGGAAAAGTTAAGCAAACTGATTAAAGAACTTGATATTGTTAAAGTAGTAGTCGGCTTACCCAAAAACATGAATGGAACGATTGGCCCAAGTGGGGAAGCATGTCAGCAATTTGCTGAAGAGGTTAAACAACGCTTTCAATTACCAGTCATTCTATGGGATGAACGTTTAACAACTGTTGCAGCTGAAAAAATGTTGATTGCTGCTGATATGAGCCGTAAAAAGCGAAAGAAGGTTATCGATAAGATGGCCGCAGTAATGATATTACAAGGGTATTTAGACTCAACATCATAATGTAATACGAATGCAAACTAAGAAATATGGAAATATTAACTTATGAGTATTTTAAGCATTTTGATATATAAAAATAATGGGGTGTTATTATGGAAACAACTGAAAGAGAACGTATTGTTATTCCAGACGAAAATGGCGATGAGCATTTATTTGATGTATTATTTACATTTGACGTAGATGAAACTGGTAAATCTTACATGGTATTAGTTGACGCTGGTGATGCTGAAAGCGATGATGAAGAAATGGAAGTACATGCTTTTCGCTATGAAGAAACAGGCGAAGGTGACGATGATTTACAACTTTTCCCGATCGAAACAGACGAGGAATGGGACATTGTTGAAGAAATGCTCAACACATTCCAAGAAGGCGAAGACGACGAAGAGTAGAAAAAAG
Proteins encoded in this window:
- a CDS encoding DUF1292 domain-containing protein, with amino-acid sequence METTERERIVIPDENGDEHLFDVLFTFDVDETGKSYMVLVDAGDAESDDEEMEVHAFRYEETGEGDDDLQLFPIETDEEWDIVEEMLNTFQEGEDDEE
- the ruvX gene encoding Holliday junction resolvase RuvX; its protein translation is MRTLGLDVGTKTIGVAASDELGWTAQGVETIRRDSENPDNDWEKLSKLIKELDIVKVVVGLPKNMNGTIGPSGEACQQFAEEVKQRFQLPVILWDERLTTVAAEKMLIAADMSRKKRKKVIDKMAAVMILQGYLDSTS
- the alaS gene encoding alanine--tRNA ligase; this encodes MKRLTSVEVRQMFLDFFKEKGHAIEPSASLVPHEDPSLLWINSGVATLKKYFDGRVIPENPRITNAQKSIRTNDIENVGKTARHHTFFEMLGNFSIGDYFKKESIEWAWEFLTSDEWIGFDPNKLSVTIHPEDHEAFEIWSKEIGIPEDRIIRLEGNFWDIGEGPSGPNTEIFYDRGEGYGNDENDPELFPGGENERYLEVWNLVFSQFNHNPDGTYTPLPKKNIDTGMGLERMVSVVQDVPTNFDTDLFVPIIKATEQISGVSYGETKETDVSFKVIADHVRTVSFAIADGALPSNEGRGYVLRRLLRRAVRYAKLINIDRPFMYELVPVVGEIMVDFYPEVKDKTEFVQKVIKNEEERFHETLNEGLTILAKVIEQAKSANEQVISGENVFRLYDTYGFPVDLTEEYVEEAGLTIDRTGFEVEMGKQRERARAARQTDNSMQTQDSVLGELKVESEFVGYENLSADSVIEVIIRDKELVKEASAGDVIKVIVDKTPFYAESGGQVADKGSMRASGVYLKVEDVQKAPNGQNLHSVRVIEGSISVGTKVISVVEETERIGTVKNHTATHILHRALKDTLGEHVNQAGSLVSENRLRFDFSHFGQVTPEELAKVESIVNQKIWDAITVEISNKNIEEAKAMGAMALFGEKYGEVVRVVQVGEYSLELCGGCHVKNTAEIGLFKIVSESGIGAGIRRIEAVTGKGAYEHMNSQVDLLKEAATLVKANLKDVPDKVEQLQLQLRKLQRENESLAAKLGNMEAGGLIENVNKINDVSVIAQKVNVADMDSIRSLVDTLKNKLGSGIVVLGAVNNGKVNIVAGVTNDLIKKGYHAGNIVKEVATRCGGGGGGRPDMAQAGGKNPDQLQEALDFVPEFLKTIS
- a CDS encoding IreB family regulatory phosphoprotein produces the protein MSSMDNTMKFNFQDDSEDTNVQEVLLTVYEALEEKGYNPINQIVGYLLSGDPAYIPRHKDARSLIRKLERDELIEELVKSYLSQHQEE